The following coding sequences lie in one Chelonia mydas isolate rCheMyd1 chromosome 6, rCheMyd1.pri.v2, whole genome shotgun sequence genomic window:
- the LOC102937112 gene encoding vitamin K epoxide reductase complex subunit 1-like protein 1, with translation MAVPGWERALRLGLCALGLALSVYALHVESSRERDPGYRAMCDLSPSVSCSKVFTSRWGRGFGLVEDLLGKHSVFNQPNSLFGIVFYILQTLLGFTPSTLAAVTLLGTSLVSIAGSLYLAYILFFVLHDFCLVCVTTYLLNGALLLLNSQRLVGLRGSGPRRAKPKGQ, from the exons ATGGCGGTGCCGGGCTGGGAGCGGGCGCTGCGGCTCGGGCTCTGCGCGCTGGGGCTGGCGCTCTCCGTGTACGCGCTGCACGTGGAGAGCTCGCGGGAGCGGGACCCGGGCTACCGGGCCATGTGCGACCTGAGCCCCTCTGTCAGCTGCTCCAAGGTCTTCACCTCCAG GTGGGGCCGTGGCTTTGGCTTGGTGGAAGATCTCCTGGGGAAACACAGCGTCTTTAATCAGCCCAACAGCTTATTTGGCATCGTCTTCTACATCCTACAGACACTGCTGG GCTTCACTCCCAGCACCCTGGCGGCCGTCACCCTGCTGGGCACCTCCCTGGTCTCCATCGCCGGCTCGCTCTACCTGGCCTACATCCTCTTCTTCGTGCTCCACGACTTCTGCCTGGTGTGCGTCACCACCTACCTGCTCAACGGCGCCCTGCTCCTCCTCAACTCCCAGCGTCTGGTCGGCCTGAGGGGGAGCGGGCCGCGCCGCGCCAAGCCCAAGGGGCAGTGA